The following DNA comes from Plasmodium coatneyi strain Hackeri chromosome 9, complete sequence.
GAAATTCAGGACGAGTTTTTTGAGGAACAAATGGAGAAGGAGCGACTGAACAAGATCTCCAGCGCCAAGTATAAGAAGCAGATGCgcatgaagaagaagggaaccAGCTTTAACTACAACGATTAGAATGTGTGTGTCAAGGGGTGAACATGATCTCGTGTCCAGTTCGTTGGGGCGTTGCATCTGCGTTTCGTCTTAACTTGTTCTTTCTTAGCGGCTGCACGGGGGGATCGCAGGTcaaaggtttttttttttttttcgctttctcCATTTCGCTAACTTTTTTTGATCAGCGCCCATTCATGTGACTAGCATGACGTAACGAAACTGGGCGTACCCTCCAACGTGCCATTATTCGTTCCATTCTGGAGAAACATCtcccgaaaaaaaaaggagttcgCCCCTCTCAGGGGTGCGTCCCACCCGGTAGACAACTGCGCGGACGGAGAAGGTAACGTATGTGCCATAACATTTCCGATACGCATCGGAAGGGGGGCTTTATAAGAGTGCAACTCTATTTTATGTTCTACCCATCCTGGCACCTTACAACCGCGGatggaatttttaaaaaggggtaaTTACAAATGAtggcaaaaagaaaagatgaGGGGGGAGTTATTAAAAACACAAacatatgggaaaaaaggagcaatTTTAGCCGAATTGATCGTGGAGGGAAACAAATAGAAGAGCACATTTTCCGCGTGGAAAATCAAACTatggcaggaaaaaaaaaaaaaaaaagggttaaaaCGAGGGAGGGGCCCCAAAAATTACACACGCCTCCAACGTTGGCATTTCCACGGTTGTAACTTCTACCAATTGTGCTTCTCCACATTGCGATGGGTAGGTGGACATCGTATGTTATGTCTTAGTCTGATCCTCCAACACCTCCTTGACGCTGACCACCTTGTCCTTCAGGATGAGGAGCGCCTTCCTGAAGATGTCCGCCGAGGAGAAGCAGCCCGTGGATTCgattgtaaaaataaaatgatttTTGACCTTTTCGaaggatatttttttagggTACTTTTCTATGCACACTCTGCAGGATGAGCAATTTAAGGGATTTTTGGCAACCAAGGTGTCACTGTCCTCCACATCGAAGACATTCTTTGGGCAAATGTTTACCAGgtcttgtttttcttccttggtAAAATTCTCACAAGTATTAAAAGAGAACGCAGGGTACATTTTATACACGGCAGTACAAACAGGAGACCATTTAGCATGCGTCTTCCCAATCCCTTTCTCCAAAAAGCAAATCAATTCTATCTCCTGTCCGTTACTTAATTTTGTGATTAATATATTATCGTCGACAACTCTGGGTGGATTTTTCTGAAAGCGTActttttgttgttcattaATGGGACACCATTTTAGGTCCCTTGAGTAAATGCTCTGGGACGTTTCGCTACTTCCAGCTTTTTTCGTAAACTTTACATGAAgtttaaaacaaaaacaatttAGGTGATTATATTTTTCGTACTCTTCTTTGAAGTTTATCAAATCAGCGTCAAACTTAAATGGGATTAATCCCAAACGGTGGCACAAAATTTCATCGGCAATTATTCCAGtgttttgaaaaatgttaacCTTTTCTATAGCGATGGTGGGTACCTCTGCCAACATTATTCTTCTCAGGGCATTTGCAATGGATacgtttaaattttttatttccaggATTAGTaagttttcttcatttttgtgcatctTCATTTCcagatttttttcaaattcgttTATATCAAACATGTGTTCATTTTCGGACAGGAAATACGATCCGTAGAAATTTGTTGTCGTTGCGTTTCGGGGtccctcctccttcagcTTCACGAAGTTATCCCTGAATTTCACGCCCTTCATCTTGTCTCCTGTGTGGCCTGTCACGGGGGAAGCGTTTTCACGGTGAGTAGCACACGAAATGTGCAGCGCGGAATTAAGCAATAAAACGATGTACCCTTCGTGCAAGTTGATACGCACAGTACAACTTCACGCGGGGGACTCTCCCAAACCGCCCACACGGTGGAGTCTCCTTTTCGGTCCGCTCAGTTatacctttcttttttgcgtcCTTGGATGGGGCACTTCAGCTGGGTTTCCCTCGTAGCTGCGCGTTTTATTTGTCCGTGTTATGTGACAATTTTACGGCGATGCTGTGGCAACTGTGTGTAGATTACGTGACTACACTCCCTTGATGTGCCTTCCCTtgtgccctttttttacaacgttCCGTTAAGACGTCACGAAAGTTCGCACAATGTAGAAGCAGATATAAATTATTGCACATCTGTACCACTACATACGCACGCGTGGGGTAGAAACCTCAGTTTTTGCGGCCCTGGGAGTGCCTACGCCTGGTGGCCATTTTTGAGCGCCTCTCAGCGGGTGGCCATCCGGGCAAAAATATGTTGCAACGCGGGGAAAACGAGCAGGACAGGAAAAACGGGCAACGCACAGCGGTTCGGGCACAGAACGATGGAATACAAATTTATGCAAAATGGTTTTCCCCTTGTGCatgatttttcttccttcaaaaGGTCTCTATGCAAACGTTGGACGTACAAATCTGGCGCTTATGCGTTTATGTACAGGCAACGGAGCTAAATCATGGCGAAGCGATTAACACGCCGcgggggaaaaagagaaaaaaagcgtTCCtcgtccttttcctttcgcgTATGCAATGCGGCAACGCAaggaattcttttttcccctatgtAACATTTTATGCGAACAAGAcggttttttctttcattaaaATGATCGcagttattttaaaaaaaagaaggaattccAGAATGGTCGCCGGGTTGGGTACTTTCGCATTATTCAGCTatttgcaggaaaaaaaaaggggggcgaaAAGAAAACTGacgaaaaatggggaaaaaaaaaatcgtcgCATCAGATAACCTTCATCATGCACTAAGGCAGTACGGCTGcaatatattatatgctcGCATATATGCCACCATAGGGACTATATATGCAACCCTCCCCTTTGCTATATCCCTAAGGTTGGCTTCTGAGGAAACGGATAAGCTTAGTAATCACATTATTGCGCCCCAATAcgacgcctttttttttaacggcACTATGACTTAGATATGGCAATGGTATATAAAATAGCAATCTAATAAAGCAAAAAgtgcttgttttttttttccttccagttGCTTTTTCGCTGTTTTCCGCCCCCAcgcatcctttttttttttttttttcctgcttcacccatttgtatataataccgcatatattattatatgcacaattgcattttctccttttgcaAACTTGTTATAGGGTGCCTCTTTACTATTGCCGATATAGTGGCTCTCAGTGCTATGCAATTTTTGCCGCAGCAATTTTATCCGCCATTCTGCATTTTGAAATTTGCCCATGCCGACGTTCCGTGAGAAAAAAGCATTTTAtgattatatgtatacatggcTGCCACAGCGGGTAGGTACCATATACCACGTTATGTGCAAGTAACTAGTACATATGCTTGCGCAAATAGGAGgagcatttatttatatttactcATTTAGCTGCcaatcattttttaaaatttgcccttcgtcatttttccccttttgaggCATCcaaataataaatgtaacTTTACATTTGCGCGCTTGTGCGGCTTACAGCGTAAAATTCATCTGACCatgttatgaaaaaaaaaaaaaacataactattttgagtatatatatatatttctttaatttgATTTATTGAAAtgtaaagaggaaggaatataagTAGATAGAACTCGTTTATTTTAATTAGAttaaatttccttccccgaggggaaaacaatttttctaCCCTTTTGGGAAAAAACGCCTACGATTTTGTACAAATAATACACAAGAGGACTAGTTCCTGTTGTATCGCCGcgtagaaaaagaaataaaatataaaaactaAGCAGCAACTTTTTTCGTCAGTCAATACGTAATAAGGCAGACTCGTAAATTCCAGCGCGCATGCAGCCTCCTCCCCCTCCCTTCCTACACTACCAGTTGTCGCACGTTCATCTGCTCATCTGCAAGTTATCACAGGCGCACATGCAACAGTTTAAATTGTGAACCTTTTACACTGTcagaacagaaaaaggaagacaagCAACTCACCGTAGTTGAAAATTTCAtcgggaaatttttttatgtgagcTTTTAGAAGATGCCAAAGAATAAAGGTTAAGACCGTTACGTTTTTTGGAGCGCAGCCCCTTTGGGGGGCAACACCCAGTGTGTACTGATGAGACGTATAATTATTCCCACTCTACACACATAGAACGTACTTTGCAGAAAGTACCCCCATTGGGGGCACATCATATTTACCAGTTGTATGCAGCCCCGGGAGGcatgcttttttaaaagggaaacacGTGCTTATGTACAAatttatttcacttttttttctttttttttacaaaaattatgagcaggtaagggaggaaaaaacagaaggagaggaaaaaatgacaacgaAGGGGAGAAGCGGGAATTGCTCTACAAGGAGGAAGACCAAGGTTACATTTGCATATCACAGAGAGAGCGAGGGCTGTTTGTCTAATCACATGAATGAACGTCGTTATTCTCTCGTGTCCATGTCTTTATGGACATGTGTGCTAGTCCGTTGAAAGGAAGTCGTAGCGTAGAGGATCCCATGCACTGTTGACTTCCGCACCCATGAATATGCGAATACAGCACCCTTTaggcgagaaaaaaaaaaaacgtaaaaaaaattcggtgccttctcctttccttttgtaGAATACGCACAAGTGTTAAGGATGTTGGGGAATGGCCGATTGGAGGCCCACTGCTTTGACGGGGTGAAGCGACTCTGTCATATTAGGTACGTTCTGAAAAGGCatcaaaagaaagaaaaaaaaaagtacacatgGTTTATGTCCAAACGTGTGCGCGCCGCGTAGGTACGTGCAGTTTAAGGTTATATGGTGGTGAAatatccaatttttttttccattttagggggaaaatgagaaagagGGTTTGGATAAACTCTGGTGACATCATTTTAGTATCCCTGCGGGACTATCAAGACAGCAAGGCGGACGTCATTGCAAAGTAATTAAGAACATTTGAGAGGGACTAGTCCATCGTAGCTGACTCCATTAGAcctaccccctttttgctgcgtgcgttcacatatataaatgggaaaaaaatataaaataaaaatgtaaacccAATTTGCAtggctttcccttttttcctcccctacGTAGATACACACCTGACGAGGCAAGAAGCCTGAAAACGCACGGAGAATTGCCCGAAACGGCCAAAATTAACGAAACGGATATTTTCGATGACGACGCACAGAACGGAGTCGAATTTTTGGACGATGAATCTGACGAGGAGGCCcaagaagaaatgaacaacgcgaaaaaattggaaatagAAGACGTAAGTGGAGGAGTTAACAacggagggggggaaaagcaaaCCCCCCTATCTACACCCAGGATGATGaacgtgtgcacatgtgtatgcatatgtatgtaagAAGTTTGCACTTCCTTTGGATGTATTTacccatttttcttttttgctttccctttttgcagaTATAACGACAACGAGAGGGGACCAGAAGATGCCCACAATTTGTATTCACATGTGCGTCGCGGAAGAATCGAATTAATtattttccgttttgtttgACAGCGCTGCATGTtgatgtgtgcatgtgtgtgttgtcCTCGTGCCACAgttgcccttttttaaaaaatatacctttatcaatttttttattttttgtagctccttttttttttttcctccataatgtacatatttaaaCCAAACACATATGTCACGCGtattagcaaaaaaaataaaataaaataaagtcataaaaaaaatgaagccaaAATGGCAAGCATAAAGACAATCCCGCAAAATGTTACGTAACGCGGGGATGGTCCGTACTAGGGAATTATGCGCACATTTTGGAGTCACCCCTTCAtggtatgtatatatgtgtacttgtTAAAATGACAAATGGATAAGCGTTgaaggggtggtggtggtaacAGATCTGCACATGGAAAGGAAGATACTGCGTTGggtattttcccatttgtgatGCCGCTTAACATTGTGTGTGCCATTATTTATATCTCCgtaagaagggggaaaaagtcaCATGAACGAATGACATATTCTTCGTAGTGTTCCTCCCATATTATGCTTCCCCCTCGCCACTGCCCCCATTTGTATCATCCATGCTTCCTTCCGGGCTGACATTTGAGATGGTGAGGATAACTTCGTTCTGGCTGTATTCTACATTGTTGTAAGAAACGAATACGTGGAGTGTGATGAATCCTAAAggagaggggggaaaataacatttttaactttgGAAAGTGTAGGTGATGAGGATAAGAattattgtaaaaatggggaaacaaATCTCTGCGAAGAGTGGTGTCCCCAAGTGAGCGCACTACTTTCCAGCGGTTCAGTCGATCCCCTAATTTtgttgcccccttttttgcgttACCTAGCTGAGCCTTTTGGAAGACCCCTGTAGGAATTGGAGGGACAGCGAAAAAGAAGTTGCCCTGTTCGCAGTCGTAGTAGGCCTTGGTGCGTATAAGTGGCAGACGGGGGTTACTCAAAGTGACATAAATATGTTCGAAGCTGCTAGAGAGGTGAAGCATGTTTATTCGAATAGGCCTATTGTCGTGTATGTGAACAAAATTGGGGGTGATATTGAGGATGTCCGGTTTTATGATTGTGATGGGAAGGGAGCTTCCGTAGAAGTTGCTACCCAGTGAGTAGTGCACGTTGCATTTGGTGAAGCGGTGAGTGTTAATCGTGTCTTCGCCGGTGGGGGCGTCCATACAACTGTTGGGGACGTCGTTCTCGTCACGTTTGTTTGAATTTCCCCCATCGGAGGCGGAACTATTGACCTCATCGTAGTCGTGTTTCCCTGCTGTTCTGTCTCCAACACCCTGTGGAAAGTCCCCCTCCAGAATGGAAGGAACCTTTGTGTAAATATAATTTCCACCTCGCTTAAGTCTCCCTTTGCTATATTTGAAAACCTCATTTTTGAACTCATCGGTGAAGTGGAAAAGCACGTAGACGTTATCGGACTCCACTTGGATAGGtgcctttttaattttaatttttaattttatatttttcataaatgCACAATTATCCGGGGAGAGATGCAACACCTGTCCGTTGTAGCTGCTCAGCATGACGCTGCACTGATTGTACTGAATGGAGAAATGCTCATTGTATAAGTGGAGGAATagtttcctttccatttggcTTTGGTAAAATTGGCAGGATGtccaatattttttttttttttttttttcccatagtGTGTGTGCAGATATGTCGAAGGGGTTCCTACTTCCAGAAAGGGTCGTGTCATCCTTACGATCACTTATTTCCTGTGAGATGGCCCCCTCCTCGTCGCTTCCATTGTCATAGCTTAGGTAGAAATTCATCCTCGAGGgggtttccccattttggcaaTCAGGGAAGTTTTCACCCTGCCAGGAACAAGTAACCGAATTCGCCCCATCCCTGTGGTTAAGGCCAACCCTGCAGTTGAGGGAATCCTTAAGGGGGAAGTTCAAGTGGAGGAAAATGGCCCTGTCGGAAGAGGGGTGAATAATTTGGGGAGAAATTTTCTCTATCTTTAAATTATCCACAAGGAtgatgttaaaaaaattacaaaaaatgtcatcaatttttttttttttatttattctgaGAAGGGCGTCTgtcttttccgttttgctAGCACTTGTGGGGTTGGTCTTCCCCACGACGTAGCAGTTTTGATTCTCCAAAAGGAgacaggagaaggaaaacccGCAACATAATTTTGTAActttgaatttatttttgtctctccattttttcgtcttcctaTATGCATGATTATCCCTATTGATAAGTTCGATGGATTTTGTAAATTCGTCCGTTTGAGGGTACTCCTGTGGGGGATGTTGTTCCCTGTTGCATGTCTGTGAGGGGTTACTACTTCCACTTTGGTTGGCGGCATGGTCAGTAAATGGGGCGGCCCGCGTGTAACTATTGGTGAGCGTTCTGTTGACCCTTTTAagcctcctcttttttaccATAAATTTGTGCCATTGTTTTGGGTCGAATATAAGCGTGGGCCCTTTTACAAAGGGGTCCTCCAGAAATAGCTGACCGTGCAGGTTATTCCCCCACCCGTACACCTCATTCTGGTAAGTACAAACTAAGTTGTGTGAATATCCAGCAGAAATGaatttcacctttttgttGGAATCTTCATCCAATCTGATCAATTGTggggaggaataaaaaacaattttttttccgtttcttttttctgcacatACTTGGTAAGTGTCATTACTGCCCATCGCATAgcagtttttattttcggaCAAAAAGAGCGCGTGACTCTGTCCACATGCTACATtaactatttttattttatccaaAAGGTTTAcataattaataaattttgttTGATAGTTGTAAATTATTTTGTCTTTCGAATGGACATCAGTGTGCcaggtgaaaattttattttcctcgtCCAGTCCGTAAAATTGAAATTCCCccagaaaaattttcttcgtGTTGGCAGGTAACCATTTTGCGTAGTTTTTCGCGTTTTCCTTGAAGGGCGTTATAGCGGTTTTGCCTTTTGGTAGATAACTCTCACTTAGTAGGGGGCAGCGCCATGTAGCTACCCTTCCACGATGCACCGTCGTGGATTTTATATCCCTCCTCTGGAGAACACTCCCCTTGTTGTTGTGACCGGAATGGTCTTCATGTTGTGAGGATGCGCCAGGGGAAGTTCCCCTCTTCCGCAAGGCATACAAAACAAAATCGCTAGCTAAAAATTCACAATCATTTATGTCACTGCAGGATATGTTCAAGTAGCTCTTTCCACTGGGAGATGCACTCGACAGTGGTGAGCTGTCCAACTGAATAAACGTATTGTGTGTGCTTCCTTCGTTCCGTTTtatgaaaatatttatgcTGTGGCCACACGTGAATACTCCCCTAATGAGGACATTCTCCAACTCTTTTATGAGCTCCAGTTGGCCATCTCGATGCAGATACACGTTGCTTATTTTTAacgcttcttccttttgcgtGGTCATTTTGTCACGAATGTTATGAGGGGTATGCGCTTGTGCGTGTAGGCAGGTAAACCTCCTTGTGCAGATGGGGATTCTATCTTAGGTGCTCCACATTTGGGTGTAGGTTCGCGCCCCAACACTGGACAATCCCTCCTGTCCTACACATGGACacgcaaaaagggaatgcTCTCTTTAGTATCCTACTTATGAGAAGaagtgcaaagaaaaaagatttTCTTtctgagagaaaaaaaaaaaaaaaaaaaaaaaagaccggTGCGAAGGCTACGCAATGTTGCGccgagggggaaaaaaaaataattaactAGGAAAAGCATAATAACATTGTCAGATATCCCACCTACGCCCCTACAcatgataataattttttttttttttttttgcaaacttCTTCCCCAATGTGATGATTGtggacagaaaaaatgagagtCCCCTTAAAAGCACATAAACATGGCTCTTGCGAAATTTTTCAGTTACACCCACGCGGCGGTTAGTTAGAAAAGTGGGAGCCCTTCCGTTTagccttttcatttttgtgcattcaGGAGAGCACATGGTAACATTTAAAAGGAGTTTAGTAGGGTTGACTagtaataaataaaggatgAACGTGTAGAAGTTGagcatgcaaaaaaggggaataaaaaggggagatattaaaaatggtgaaaaagaaaagaaatgctAAGAGAAGCGCGAAGTggtctttcttttttctgtcaAATTCGCCATCGTGATGATGGGTCTTTATTTAAGACTAGTTCCTGTGGAGAGTAAGAAGCTTTCTTCAGTTCATCCGGGGAGGCACTTTCTATGAATAATTCAAATCGTCTTTACCATCTCTGTAGTGATTTCCGCTCAGATGACTGTTTTCACTGTTGCCACTGCTAGCTTCACTTCCGAAGTCGCTGTCGGGGTCCCGGTTAGACAGATTCTCGAGCATGACGGAGGCGATACTGGCCCTCTTTACATTGTCCTTTGTGGCTTTGCTaatctttaaaaaattattcttcaaATTGTTACTATGActgctattattttttctgttttttttttcatttttcctttccctaaTTCTCTCCTTATGTTGCAAGATGTACgtgtttctgttttttttttctgctcgaTCGTTTGCCCTTGTTTGTAAAATTTCGTTTACGTCGAGGGAGCTCTGTGAGGAGTTCTCACTGCTATTGTAAAAATGCATCGATGATTTGCGTgaatttcctttcttctcatGGTGATCTTTGTTCCCCATGTGGTTGCTTTTTCTGAGGTTATCTCCCCTCTGCTCGGTTTGGTCGTCTTCCTCATCTTCGTAAGGGGTACCCTCTCCGTCCTCCTCCGTGTCCTCTGATGTGATTTCAAATTCGGGACCATCCCCTGGTTCTCTTTCGCTGAGCTCAATACTCACGTCGAATATGCTCTCATTGAAGGTATCAAAATCGATGCTATATTTCTTAATTTGCGCTTCCTCCTTGGAGGCATTTTGTGGGTCTGTGCAACTCGGGGGAGATTCATTGGTGGGGTCATCTTTGGGGGGTGGTTCCTTGTCTATCTGTTCCCTTTCGGAGGAGAGACGTCCCTTTATCTGCACTTCACTGGTGGAACTTCTTTCCCAATTGTTCTTCCCTGTGGAGTGGTGAAACTCTTccgttttgcttcttttatatGGGGGTGACTGGTGCAGGTCCTCACGCAAGTGCTCATCGGGTTCACGCATATTGGGCGTTCTACGCACGCTGCACGTTTTACTGCGGGGTAAATCGTTCATGTTCGGTTCGCtcagggggggaaggttgttttcattttgctggCCATTTGGGGGAAGCGTGGTGACAGACGGAGAACACAGTAAGCAGAATAGGAAGAGGTGGGCCAAAAAGGGCCAATTTTTATCGCAAAAAGAAATGAGTGAgaaatttccccctttttgtcctCCTCTATACGTCCTTAACGCATCGAACGTTTGCGGTTCGGTTCACCCGTTAGACgtgttaaaaagaaaatgtcaaTTTGGCCGTTCGAATGTTATATTGTGGTTAGGCAGATTTCCCTTACTAttatgtccattttgtcacttttttttttttttttttttttttttccctgatGTTGCACATAAAAAACGGCGCACACGTGCTGCAAAGGGTAAAGTATTTTTGATTGACCCTTGGGGAAGGAGCGACTGGGGAAAACATCTCAAAGTGATAGGTATcatgtccattttgtgagAAGGTTGGACAAACGGGGAGAGAGGTGTGTCCCACTATGCGTCCTTTCACGAGTGAAGCTATGC
Coding sequences within:
- a CDS encoding DNA-diDNA-directed RNA polymerase I — its product is MKGVKFRDNFVKLKEEGPRNATTTNFYGSYFLSENEHMFDINEFEKNLEMKMHKNEENLLILEIKNLNVSIANALRRIMLAEVPTIAIEKVNIFQNTGIIADEILCHRLGLIPFKFDADLINFKEEYEKYNHLNCFCFKLHVKFTKKAGSSETSQSIYSRDLKWCPINEQQKVRFQKNPPRVVDDNILITKLSNGQEIELICFLEKGIGKTHAKWSPVCTAVYKMYPAFSFNTCENFTKEEKQDLVNICPKNVFDVEDSDTLVAKNPLNCSSCRVCIEKYPKKISFEKVKNHFIFTIESTGCFSSADIFRKALLILKDKVVSVKEVLEDQTKT
- a CDS encoding Translation initiation factor eif-1a → MPKNKGKGGKNRRRGKNDNEGEKRELLYKEEDQEYAQVLRMLGNGRLEAHCFDGVKRLCHIRGKMRKRVWINSGDIILVSLRDYQDSKADVIAKYTPDEARSLKTHGELPETAKINETDIFDDDAQNGVEFLDDESDEEAQEEMNNAKKLEIEDI